The genomic window GTGGATGTTTGTTTAAGAGCTGCTGAGGAGGCAGAAACGCCATGCTGTCAGTGCTAAACTGTGACCACCACTGGCTAAAGGTTAAAGGTGTGTGCAGGGAGAGTCCAGCGGGCTCATGGCTGAGCAGGTCAAAACCCCTCTGGATCCTAAAGGGAGCTGGAGTGAAGTTCTCTGTTTGGGCAAGTCCATACAATCACCAGATATTGCGATGTTAAAGGCTCAGCCTGTTCTGGAACCTCTCCACAGTCACCTCatcaatattaaatattaaatactgagctgctgcctcttttGGTCCTTTCTGTCAACCTTTTCCCAGTCATCAGGGCTGTTTCCCTGGTTCTGTGTGTAGCCCAGGCTCCTTTGACATGGAAGTGTTTCCGGCTCCTCACTgtgcccaggctgcccagctcTTGGCACCTTTCCAAATCAATGTCTTTCCTTCTAGATCCTTCCCTGCCCAACCCAGTTCCAACGGGAAGAGTTACCTTTGCTCGGATTGGTTCAGAGTTTCTGTAATCTACTTGATGTGTTTCTTAATAAGTGCCTTTGtgcttccttctctccttcccccatGCCCAGAGGGTTTCTCCATGGATTTTCAAATGAGTCTCATGACCCTCCTCCACATTTCCCTTGTCCCCTGTTCCACTGCGTCCTGCTTTTCTGTGGCTCTCCACTGCCTTTCTAAGGCCAGAATGGtcttggaagggaccttagagcaTCCCACCCCcgccatggcagggacaccttccactggcccaggtggctccaagccccagtgtccaacctggccttggacacttccagggatccaagggctcctctgggagctgctgtcctgtCTGGTGCTCCCACAcagtgagagcagagcctgctgaCCAGgaccctgctgcttttcctgttctgtttcctgctgtAACTCCCCCAGAAGGATGTGACAGGCACGAGACCACGGCAACATGCAGATCCTGTTccctggaatattttctttcatctgtaATCACTTCATCAAAAGCCATAAATCAATGAGGGGAGGCTCAAATGCACAAGCACGGCTGCAATTTGTGCCTTCCTGCCCAGTGTTTTGTTTGGCACGTGGAACTCTGaaacttttcctgaaaaattgaTGATGACACCACAGGAGGAGTCAGTGAAACTGGGTAGTGAGGCCACTGGCATTCCTGGTCCTGCTTCCATCATCACTGCTTCCTCTTCATCCATTGGAGATGATTCAGGCAGCAAACCAGTGGGCTCATTTTTGTATTTACTCTGGAATTCACCATCCCAGGTTTGTTTTCTAATCTGGGTGCTGTTAACACACTGTTGGCTGAGGCAGACCCTGAAGTGGTGCGGGAGGGAAGCCTGGATCAGGGCTgtgccctccccagctccagaaCCATGTCAGGAATTGtcaccttctccagctctgctggggggAACACTGCTCTTGTGACATCTGTCATGACACCACCCTGTCCAAACCCTCCCAGGAACTGCAGAGGCTTTGTGGATCTCACAGGAAGCAAATTTGTCTGATAGGATGGGAGGGGATCTCCTGAACATCCCAAGGGGTGACACCTTCACCAGGAGGGcactggaggaggagagggcagCCCAGAGGGACACGGACAGGAGGCAGAAAAGGGAGTTTACCCAAGTGAAACCTGGCTTGGAGAAGGCAGGTGGCTCTCAAGTGGCTTTGTCCTGGTGTCTTGTTTTGCTTCCCTTGGGAGAGGACTCCAGGACTCTCTTTCCTGACCTTTGTgcaaaaatgaatgaaattacTCAAAATCCTAAAACTTGTGCAGGGCCAACAGGATCTGCTGAAGTGGCTGGCACATCTAGCTGGAGCCACGTGGATCACAGGGGCAGAAGTTACCGAGCTCCCCgaaaaacatggaattttctGCCCAGGAGAGCAAAGGCAGTGTCTGAAGGGCTGTGAGTGTGGCTGGTCTCACTCTTGGTGGGGCTGATCGGCTCCTCCCTGGATGGAAGGGACTGACCTGAAATTCCGGGGTCCCACCCTGGCACCTCCTCCTGCATCTTgtgacagagagagagaaagcaaagccaCTTTGTCCATGAATATTCCGTGGAAAAGCATTTGACCCAGAGCATGGCAGTCGGTCACCTCCCCTCAGCGCAGGAAGCAGCTGTCAGTATCGCTCCTCGCATCCTTCCGAGCACCCTCCACGGCATTCCAAGCCTGTCCcgctcccaccctgctccccagggcagtcTTCCCGCCCCAGGTGACTCTTCTGCCtcacacagattatttttatcttcctttgtTTGCCAATAAAAATCCCTCCcggtttttctgttttccatctgcCACACGGATTTTTCCCATGTGCGTTTCCTCATCCCCTggcctggggcagagggaagggaggatCCCAGATCACCTCATGCCAGAGGAATTTCCACGTGCTTTTCCATCTCAGGTGGGAGAGCCTCCAGGACAGTTAGGGATGCTCCCTGGGCCGAGGAGACACTGTCCAAGCAGGACACCCGAGAGCGGCAGAGAAGCACCCATGATCCCGAGGATCTGCTGCCAGTGCCTCCGCCTCCAGGCACCGGTTCTGCTTGGGAATTAGCGGGATCGCTGGGAAAACAGGACTTCAAATTCATTACCCCGAGTGACTGTGGGACAATCTATGCCCCAAAATCCTACCCATGGGACCTGGTTTGCTGTTCCAGGGGCATTGGCAGgtggctggagcacaggagagCGGCGGTTGTCTGGAAGATCAGAATAAAGTCAAACACTGTGTCTCCGCTGGCAGGGTGGCACTGCCAGGTCTGGGTGACACGAGTTTAATAACCTTAGGCGTGCTCAGGTGAGACACTCGCTCGGGGGACTCAGCACTTACATGTGGGCGTTTCCCTGCTGTCGGTCCCGTCGATGGGCAGGGGCCGATCCCGAGCCCCCGGGGACGCGGCTGCGGCCCTGCCCGCACCGTTCCGCCGCCCGTTCTCCCCGGGGCCCAGCAATTCCCCTCCGCTCCGCCAGACGGCGACCAACCCCTGCCGGCGGGGTTAGCGCGATGCACGCCGGGAGCTGTAGGCGCGGCGGAGTTAGCGCGATGCACGCCGGGAGCTGTAGGCGCGGCAGGGTTGGCGCGATGCACGCCGGGAGCTGTAGGCGCGGCAGGGTTGGCGCGATGCACGCCGGGAGCTGTAGGCGCATCTCCGGCTTTATCAGGCCGCGGGCTAAGCGCTCCATGGTGGTGTCGTCACTTCCGGCGCGCGGGCTCCCGGCGGGATGGCGGCGCGGCGGGTGGCGCGGCAGGAGCGGGACCAGGAGCCGGACCCCGACCCCGACTGGGCCGGGATGGCGGCGCTCCCCGAGAAGACCGTGAACGGCTGGGTCCTGCAGTTCTACTTCCACCGGGCCATAGAGGCCTATCGCTCCGGGCGTAACCGTGATTTCCGCCAGTTCCGCGACATCATGCAAGGtgcgcggggcggggccggggagTGGCGGGGCCCCCAGCCCGGGCTGCTCCGGCCTGACCCGCCGTTTGTCCCGCAGCGCTGCTCGTGCGGCCCCTGGACAGGGAGCCGGAGATGGCCCAGATGCTTCGGATAATGCAGCTGCTGTCGCGGGTCGAGGAGGGCGAGAACCTCGGTAGGTGCCCGCTCCTTCCTACGAGCTCTGGGGACCCCCGGTACTGCTTGCACCccgctccctcctcccccctgtcctgtgtccgtgtccctgcagctcccggAGCTTTGTCCCTGCTTAGAGCTGGGGTTCTGGGGTGTCCCTGCGGGTGAGGGGTCGCTGTTCGCATCGGTCTCACTGTGCGGCAAGAGCAGCGTCTGTGGCGGCCCGAGGCTGCCGTGTTGGACAGACACATCAGCCTGGTGACTCCTGCTTAGCCTCAGCTTCCAAAATGCTCCCCTAGGTCAGTGCTGGGCACCTGGGAAGCCCTTGAGTGTTGCTTCCATAATTTTCCGTGGCTGTTGGGGGGCAGGAATTGCAGTTCAAACACTTGGCAGTGCTTGGTGGCTGTGGAATTTGGAATTTGTGGTGCACCTGTGTGGCTGGACGGCTGCCACCTGTGCAGGTGAATAACCAGCTCTCTGTAGGGAAGCGCCGTGACCCCCCTACAAAAGTATGGATGCCGATTCTTATAGATTGCACCTTCGACAAGGAGTCAGAGCTGACCCCACTGGAGTCGGCCATGCTCGTCCTGGACTTCATCCGTGAGGAATTCTCTGTGGCCGACAGGACGATGGAGGCTGTGCAGAAAATGGTGAAGGAAGCTGTaagatctttttctttctcagtgaaTATGTTGTGCAGCTTTTCCCCCTGGAAAGGCTGTGTGTGGGTGATGGTGGGAGCCGCCTCACGTGCAGAATTCCCTCATTATCCACAAACACATTCCTGCAGTGATGTGGGAGTTCTGCATGGAAGTTGGCCCTGAGTTGTTTTCTGCTTCAATCTGTCCTTGATTTCCTTTGTAGGCTGTGGTTGTTTGTATCAGAAACAAGGAGTTTGAAAAAGCTTCTGATATCGTCAAGAAGCACATAGGGAAGGAGCCCAGAAACCAAGTGAGTCCACGCTAGAAtgaggtgggagctgctggtgtgtCTGATGTGTCCTTGGGGTGAGGAGGCTAAAATGGAAGCAGTCCTTCTGGAGTGCTGGTCCCTCAGTGTTGCACGTTTGGATTGTCACCTTGGAGCCCCTCTGTCACTCACCTGTCCTCACACACCTCCACGGGCCTTCCAGGCATCACCATTTATCCCTTGATGAGCCTCCAGCTCACCTTCAGAGCAGgttctgggagcagcagcagttcccattcccgttcTGCAGGCACTTGGGTGCTTGGGCACTGCAGGCAAGGACAATCCCTGAAATAAGGTGGTTCTGCCCCTTGGTTGCTCTCCTGATCCTCTGGCCTTTTCCCAGCCTCACCTCAGTGTAAATTGGTTGTGCCTGGAGGATGCCCAGCAGGAAAGGCCCAGTCCTTGCCCACATCCAGGCTGTGGCTGTCACTGAttgccctgtccctgcccagagtGTTCTCACCTGATCCTATCAATCCCTCCTCTAGAAGAAGAGGAATGAGTGGCTGGCTGTCATCCGGGAGAAGAACCCCTCTCATCCAAAGGTCAAAAACTTCTCCTACGAGGACTTCCAGCAGAGCATCTTTGAGTTCCTGAAGGGCTACGTGGACGACTCGGAGCCAGCGCTGCTGACGGTGCGTGTCCACCCCGCTGCCCCGGGGATCAGGTGCCTGATTACAGCAGGTTAAACTGCAACACACTAAACTCAGTCCATTCCTAAGAGATTTATATGGTCAAACACGTTTTTCAATCCATGAAATGCCTTTGGGAGGGGATAAAGTGGAATGGGAGCATGAGGAATCATCTTTGTAACGgtgctgtgctttttctttctccaagtTACTGAAAAAGACCTTGAATTCAGAACACGCCGACAAAGTGAGATCCGCGCTAGGGACTTGTGAGTTTGCAGATGGGCTGAAGgaccaggcagcagctccagaggccTCGGGAAGGGCAGAGGGCCcagccagagctccagaggCCTCGGGAAGGGCAGAGGNNNNNNNNNNNNNNNNNNNNNNNNNNNNNNNNNNNAGCTCCAGAGGCCTCGGGAAGGGCAGAGGGCCcagccagagctccagaggCCTCGGGAAGGGCAGAGGACCcagccagagctccagagcttGCAAGGGCAACAGAAGacctgcagggagctgccaggccTGCAGAAAGGGCAGCTGGTCCCACGGCAGCTCCAGAGATGATGGCAGAAGCCAATGGTCCTGCAGCAACTGTGGAACCTATGGAAGTAGTCAGTGACCCAGCAGCAACACCCGAACATTTAACAGCAGCATATGACATCCTGCAGGGCACTCCAGAGCCTATGGAAATAGCTAaagaaccagcagcagcaacccCAGAACTCCCCAGAGTGTCCACCAAGGAATCACAAAGGTGGGCAGAGGAGTCTGGCCTTAGGCTGTGGATGCAGTGTGGCCACAAGTTCTCTTCCAAGGGGTAATCCCCTGTGTCCAGGCAGCTCCTAATTCCCCAAATGCCTGCCCAGGCCAGCCCAAAGGTGTTGGTGCAGGACTCTGGACCCCGGGAAAGGTGTTGTGGTGGTTTGGTCCAGTTGCTGacaggaggtgctgctgtgagcagggagggggcGGTGGCTGCTCTGGTGGAGCAGGTGGGAACAGCAGGAGGCAGTGGAGCCTGAATGTGTGCTGTCCATCCCTGCTTCCCGGGGCACTGTGCCGTTTGGGAGGGAGGACTGCAGGCTTGGGAGTGCCCTCTGCTGCAGGTCTGCACTgcggggcaggagctgggggtgcccgTGGAGGGGATGGCTGGATGTCggggcagcagagctccctcAGCGCTTTCCCCACAAGCCGCTtggttgtgtttattttatagGCAGCCCCCCGGAGCTGTAACCTCATACGGGATTTCTGTTCTGAGAGAAGCTTTCAAGATCCTGTCAAACTCCAGGGACTCGGACGCCCTTTTCAACAAACTGGACGAAACAGACTTGCCTTCCCCCAAGCAACTGTCTCCTTCTGTATCCCACAGAACCAAGAGATGCAGAGAAGCGGAGAATCAAGCTTCTGAGACCTCAGAGCCTCCTGAAATACCCCATAAGATCAAAAACTTGTTCAGCATAAGCAATCTGATCGTGGATTTGGACGGCTCATCCAGCAAGTCGAGCGAGTGCCCCGACTCCTCCCAGGAGCACGTGGTCTCTTCCGCTTCCAAACCTCCTCTGAAATTGCCTGATGAGCCCTTGTCTGCCCCGAGTGAGAAGTATGAAGCCCCTCTCGTGTGCTATTGTCTGCTCTGCCCCATCCTGTCTTGCTGATGTTGGTAGCCTGAGCACCAAACCTGTGCCCTGTGTGTCCCAAGAGGAGTGCTGACCTCATTCCCACGTGGAACTGGGCACAGCAAACTCTCTCTTGTCCATATGTCTggctttaaatttaattatggGTTAATGGACAGGAGAAAATTACCAGGTCCTGCTGATAGTGAGGTGCTGCAGCTAGTCCTGGCAGGTGATTCCAGTACAAGTAATGCCTGGTTTTCCACACTTCTCCCAGCTTCAGCATCACTGGCCAGAGTCTGTAGGAGcatccttctctttcttcccacCTCATGAGAAATACAGTGTCCAGAGGCTGGCCCTGCTTGCTTGGTGGCCTTGCAACCTGCTCCccaaaaatccttttcctgGGCCAGTAGCCAAAGTAAACCCTCACCTAATTTCAGGTCCCTCCAAGCAAGGTGGAACAGCTCCTGTGGCACGGAGGAGAAGGACAGCTGGAGTGACGAGGATGAGCTTTTTGCAAATGCAGGTATGAGAATTCCCCTGGCAGGGACTACCTGTGCTGATCCTGCCATGGGGGTCACCCACAGGGGTCTTGCTGCTTCCTGCTTTGAAATCCGAATCCTGTGGAAAAGCTGGGATAAAGGAATTGGGGTGTATTGCCTGTCACAGGGTGCTCTgactgcacagctcagcagttAAGCCCAAGGCAGCCTCTTAAGGAAGTCTGTACCTCCCAAATTATGGGAAATGTAACTCTCTCCCTTGTTTTCCAGCATTACTTGAGAAAAGCAGTGTCTCCAAGAACTCCAGCTCCAAGAAACAGGTATGTGGAGCCTTAGGTGCTTCCAGCAGGCCCTGCAGCGGGGCAGTGTCCCTACAGTCTCCATGGTAAaacaggctggagctgtgtcctgcagggcaCTGGGAAAGTGCCTCAGTTCCCTTTGTCTTGATGGCTCAGAGCAAGGTTTGCCGAGTTCCCCTCATGCTGGAGTGCTCAGAGTCTTGTTCAGGTGAGGGACACACGTCTGGCAGCTGCTAACCAGGAGCAGGTCCCACTTTGGTGCCACCAGGAACGCTCCTCCTGACCCATAagaaggcagctgctgcaccacatctgcagtgctggagtgttgtgtgcagctgccaggacctgtctGCCTTCCCTGCCGTTCCTGGCACGGGTGATGAGGGAAGGAACTGCAGTAGgctctctgctgtgcagctcctccctgcagctgcttccttGCTCTTTGCAGAAATGGACCATGCAGGAGAGCGAGTGGATCAAGGAAGGGGTGAAGAAGTACGGAGAAGGGAGGTGGAAAGCCATTTGCCTCAAGTACCCCTTCGAGAACCGCACCCCAGTGATGATCAAGGACCGCTGGCGGACCATGAAGAAACTGGGAATCCTCTGAAGCTGGGAGCCACGGGagatcctttttctttttttttggacCTATGTTTGTTGTTTGGAAGCTGGACCAGAAAGCTGTCTGTGCCAGTGTGGGCTGCCTCTCTGACACCAAAACCATGACTGCCAGGAACCCGGGAGCCTtgtgctccagctgtgtctgCAAAGATCAGTGTGCTGCAGGTGGCAGGGGCTCTGATGCCTCTCTACATAAATTTAGAACCGCCTGGATTGAGACTTCCTTGTCCACCTGACCACTGCAGACTCGGGAATGAATCCCAGGTGTTTGCTCTGCTCAGGTGTGATAGCAGGGTGATCTCAGAGGTGGAATTTTGTGTTGTCTGTTCTGTGAATCACTTGTTTCATGTTTGCCACCACTCCCTTGTGAAAGAGGCAGCACTGAATCCTGAGCTTCTGTGGGGAAGAGATCCAGGTacttgggatttttatttttttttcccccattaatttctgctttgtaaaTTACTGATCTGTGGGGAGCAATTCCTCCCTTCCAGCTGTGAGGCTTTAGAAAGCCAATTACTTTGTGTTTCAGTACCTGGAACTGTTTGTTCCCAAGCTAAAAATTTCAGATGTGTCTGACTTTGGTCATGTTTTCTTTGCACTTTTCCTGGTAATATCCTTGCTGTGTCTGAACTCCAAGGCTGCCACATGTTCCTGCCTTCGAGTGCCAAAGCTGGAACTGtcatttgtaaaataaagttCTTGTCTAATAGCAAGAGTTGTGAAAGTGTGATTTCTACCTCGTGGGTGGAAATGCAGCAGAGGGACAAGGGCTGCCCCAGGAACGTGGggctttcccttcccctctgggAGTGTTGGgtcaggagcagcactgccctggagcTGTGACATGCCAGTGTAAATGGGAAACGGGAGCTTCTGGAATAGATTCCTGTGGGAAAAGTTCAGGGCTGATAAAGGGGCACTTTCTAAACTTAGTTTCTAAGTTTCTCTTGGCTGCCTTCCAGcaaagccagggctgggagaagtCTTGTCTAGGAACAGCTGCTTCCCCCTTTGTCCttcagctgcaggtgctgctgtcccctggccgtgcattttcctccccttctgtCGAtcctttccctggggagcccagggggcagcaggagcaccaggTCAGGGCTGTGGGCCACTACCGGCCATGGCAAGGCAATGCCAGTCGTTGGTgccctgctggcaggagctgtgtcctgctcctgccctgtccaTGGCAGGCTCCTGCCCTGAGGGCACAGGGTGTCCGAGCTGCAGGTTCCCCTCAATCCCTGAGGGCACAGGGTGTCCAAGCTGCAGGTTCCTTCATCCCTGAGGGCACAGGGTGTCTGAGCTGCAGGTTCCCCTGAGGGCACAGGGTGTCCGAGCTGCAGGCTCCCCGGAGCCCTGGCTGCCTGGCAGTGTGGTTAATGATTGATTACCCCCCGTGCCCCGTCCCGCACTGCCCTGCCCGGGGAGCGAGTTCTggagcccagggaagcaggaggatgctgctgctgctgctcctggcactgctgggccCCGCTGGCTGCCCCAGGACAGAGCCCCTGAGTGGCTCCAGCCAGGAGCCGTTGTTCCGCGGCGCCGATCGCTACGACTTCGCCGTCGTCGTCCCTGCCGGCACCGTGGAATGTTTCTGGCAGTTCTCACACCAGGGCGGCAACTTCTTCTTCAGCTACGAGGTGAGTGCTGGGGACGTgtcctgggaatggctgtgctggatcctgctgctcctgtggcacGTGGCATGTGCCTTTCTAAAGCAGCGTTGTGGAAGTGTTTGTGTTGGAGGGATCTTAGACTCATTTCcttccagcccctgcagggacagggacagggacaccctccactatcccaggttgctccaagccctgtgcaGCCTGAGAGGTGACACTTGCAGTgacagggcagccacagcttctctgggcaccctgagccagggcctcacctccctcccagggaacagtATCTTCCCAATATAACCTAATCCCTATCCACCATCAATTTTTAAACAGCCTGGTTTAAACCCATGAAGAGGTGCTGGGAGCTCCGGCATTGTTGGAAACTCTGCCCTCCGCTGCCTGGCCaggggctgtggcacagctgaaggtcctggcacagcctgTTCCTGAGCTCTGTCCCCTTCCCACAGGGAAACTCCAGCCCTTTCATCTCCTGTTTACACTGGGCTGGCTGAAGGAAAGCCAGGACATAGCTGTGCCTGGCAGTGGCAGCTTCCCCCTGGCTCTGTGCTTGGCAGCCCCACAGCAACACGTCCCCAGGGCTTGGCACAGCTCCCTCCCCGACAGTGACCCACAAATTCCCCTCACGTGTTCCCTGCCTCCAGGTCCAGCGGGCAACGGGGATTGGCAACAGCAGGAACATCCTGGTCACAGCCAGTGATCCCAATGGCTTCCAGCTTGGAGTGTCCCAGGACGTGCGAGGACAGATCAACTTCCTCACCAAGGACACAGGTTCCCccagttcctgcagcagctctgagcctgcctggccagggcttCCCCGACTGCCCATTGCTCCTGCCAGGGGAGGATGAGGCTCGAGCCCTCAGGATGTGTCTGCCTGCTGTCCTTCCACCCAGAGACCAACAacccccttccctctgcaggttTCTACCAGCTCTGCCTGGACAACCAGCAAAACCACTTCGGCCTCATGCAGGTCTATCTCAACTTTGGTGTGTACTACGACGACTTCAACATGGAACACgagcagccagcagagaggaaggagctgaacGACACCCTGGAGGCAATTGGGGTGAGGGTCAGGGAGCCCACAGggtgccccagcacagcaggaatggCCATGTCCTGCCCAGGACACCGAACATTTGCtcaggctgagctcagcactGAGCCCCACGGGCAGCTCTGAGTGCGgccctgcctctcctgcaggTGAGCATCCAGAGGCTGCAGATCCACACATTCCACATGTGGCGCTTCTACAACTTCGCCCGGATGCGGAAAGGGGCCGACTCCTTCCTCCTGGAGTCCAACTACAACTATGTCAACTGGTGGTCCCTGGCCCAGAGCTGTGTCATTGTCCTCTCCggggtgctgcagctctgcttcctcaAGCGCCTCTTCCACACGCAAACCTCGGGCAGCCACAAGTGCTAGAACAGGGCAGGGAccaccctgcagagcctgcctgcCGCTGTCCCACCTCAGAGTCAGAGGAAATGCTGGATCCTGCTtccaggaggaggctgcagggttccccctgctcctgcctcattTCTAGCCCTGACACCATCCCGAGAAAAGTCAAAGGTCACGCTGTCACCTGAGTTCTGTGTGGCTTTGTCACGTTTCTATGTCTTAATGGGCTTTTTCTACCACACTCACAATAAAAGAACCCCTGGCAAAGTCTGGGGAGCgactgctgcctgctgctgctatCCAGTCTCTGTGAGCCTAAACACTGCTGGgccctctccctccctccctccttcctgaAGCTCATCCTCAGCCTCTGAGGTTCCCCCCAATCTCATCAGtccccccacacacaccccagTGTGTCACATTCCCCCCAGGAGGGGTGAGGACTGATTCCTCCTGGGCCTCCACACCAGAAAACAGGCACTGAAAAAAGGAACAGGCTTTAtgtgacagggctggggacaggtcCCCTCCTCCTGTGCCGGCAGCAGCCCCCTGAGGgccctggggctctgtgctggcagctccccacATCTCCATCCCATTCCAGGTGGGCTTCCCGCACCCACGGTGCAGGACAACGTCCGTTCAACCCCGGAACACTCACAGAGCATGAGGGTCCCCGGGGTCCCCGAGGGTCCCTTATGTCAGCGTGTCCTCGTTCCGCACGTACTCCCCGACGTCGGCCTGGTGGAACACCACGATGGCCAAAGGGTCGACCTTCCGGCACTCCTGCGTGGACCTGGCAGCCACCCCGAAGCCCTGGGGGACAAAGGGGAGGTGAGGGAGGTCGTCCACCTCGCGTTCCCCCCTCAGCCCCGGCCAGGCGCTCACCAGCGGCACGTCGGCCATGGAATACACCACGACACCCTGGTACTGCGCCGTGCTCTCCGTGATGCGGCCCAGCCCCGACTTCAGCACGTGGTTCCCGTAGAGGAAGGACTGCTCGGAGCCCGGCTTCACCCACACCTTGTACTGCGAGAGAGGGGCAGAGCCGTGAGGGGCCGCGGGGCCGCCACGGGGCCGCTGCAGGCCGGCACCCACCTTGGCGTAGGGCGCCAGGAAATCCAGGGCCGTGACGCTGAGCCGGAACTTCTGGGACTTGGTGAACTTGCCGAAGCAGGTGCCCGGTGCCACCAGGCTCTCCCGGGGGATGCTGGCCGCcagcttcagcagcttctcactGCGGGAGGGGAGCAAGGCAGCGCTGGGCCGGGCCCCGCGCCGCGGGCCGCCCGCTCCCCGCGCCGCCCGGCCTCACCTCAGGTAGTACACGCGGTCCCGGTGCAGGCGGAAGCAGTAGGTGCCATCGGGCCGGTCCACCAGCAGCTGGATGTTCTCCCCGATACTGCGGGGCCGCACCCCGTGAGCCCGGCCCCGCCACCTCCGGGGCCCCGTCCGGTCCCCGGTGACACCACCCCTGGACTCCCCGCTCCCCCCGATCCCGCCCGTGCAGCCCTCCCGGTGCCCATCCCTTCTCCATGCCCGGTCCCGCCCTGTCCCCGGTGCCCATTCCTCCCGGTCGCCGTCGTGTCCCCGTGCCCGATTCCCGGCATCTCGCCGGCCCAGTCCTCACGATCCCCCGGTCCCGGCCTCTCACTATTTCCCGAGCTTCTCGAACACCGCCCGCGTCTCCGCCTCCGTGAGCGGCCGCATCTCCCGCGCCGCGCACGCGGGGCCACCGGGACCGGATGTGACGGAGCCGGAACCGGCGGTAGCGGAAGTGACGGAGCAGGAACCGGCGGGCCCGGAGGTGACGCGGCGGCCCCGG from Parus major isolate Abel chromosome 11, Parus_major1.1, whole genome shotgun sequence includes these protein-coding regions:
- the TERF2 gene encoding telomeric repeat-binding factor 2 isoform X5, whose product is MAARRVARQERDQEPDPDPDWAGMAALPEKTVNGWVLQFYFHRAIEAYRSGRNRDFRQFRDIMQALLVRPLDREPEMAQMLRIMQLLSRVEEGENLGKRRDPPTKVWMPILIDCTFDKESELTPLESAMLVLDFIREEFSVADRTMEAVQKMVKEAAVVVCIRNKEFEKASDIVKKHIGKEPRNQKKRNEWLAVIREKNPSHPKVKNFSYEDFQQSIFEFLKGYVDDSEPALLTLLKKTLNSEHADKVRSALGTCEFADGLKDQAAAPEASGRAEGPARAPEASGRAEDPARAPELARATEDLQGAARPAERAAGPTAAPEMMAEANGPAATVEPMEVVSDPAATPEHLTAAYDILQGTPEPMEIAKEPAAATPELPRVSTKESQRQPPGAVTSYGISVLREAFKILSNSRDSDALFNKLDETDLPSPKQLSPSVSHRTKRCREAENQASETSEPPEIPHKIKNLFSISNLIVDLDGSSSKSSECPDSSQEHVVSSASKPPLKLPDEPLSAPSEKSLQARWNSSCGTEEKDSWSDEDELFANAALLEKSSVSKNSSSKKQKWTMQESEWIKEGVKKYGEGRWKAICLKYPFENRTPVMIKDRWRTMKKLGIL
- the TERF2 gene encoding telomeric repeat-binding factor 2 isoform X3, which translates into the protein MAARRVARQERDQEPDPDPDWAGMAALPEKTVNGWVLQFYFHRAIEAYRSGRNRDFRQFRDIMQALLVRPLDREPEMAQMLRIMQLLSRVEEGENLGKRRDPPTKVWMPILIDCTFDKESELTPLESAMLVLDFIREEFSVADRTMEAVQKMVKEAAVVVCIRNKEFEKASDIVKKHIGKEPRNQKKRNEWLAVIREKNPSHPKVKNFSYEDFQQSIFEFLKGYVDDSEPALLTLLKKTLNSEHADKVRSALGTCEFADGLKDQAAAPEASGRAEGPARAPEASGRAEDPARAPELARATEDLQGAARPAERAAGPTAAPEMMAEANGPAATVEPMEVVSDPAATPEHLTAAYDILQGTPEPMEIAKEPAAATPELPRVSTKESQRQPPGAVTSYGISVLREAFKILSNSRDSDALFNKLDETDLPSPKQLSPSVSHRTKRCREAENQASETSEPPEIPHKIKNLFSISNLIVDLDGSSSKSSECPDSSQEHVVSSASKPPLKLPDEPLSAPSEKSLQARWNSSCGTEEKDSWSDEDELFANAALLEKSSVSKNSSSKKQKWTMQESEWIKEGVKKYGEGRWKAICLKYPFENRTPVMIKDRWRTMKKLGIL
- the TERF2 gene encoding telomeric repeat-binding factor 2 isoform X2, yielding MAARRVARQERDQEPDPDPDWAGMAALPEKTVNGWVLQFYFHRAIEAYRSGRNRDFRQFRDIMQALLVRPLDREPEMAQMLRIMQLLSRVEEGENLGKRRDPPTKVWMPILIDCTFDKESELTPLESAMLVLDFIREEFSVADRTMEAVQKMVKEAAVVVCIRNKEFEKASDIVKKHIGKEPRNQKRNEWLAVIREKNPSHPKVKNFSYEDFQQSIFEFLKGYVDDSEPALLTLLKKTLNSEHADKVRSALGTCEFADGLKDQAAAPEASGRAEGPARAPEASGRAEGPARAPEASGRAEDPARAPELARATEDLQGAARPAERAAGPTAAPEMMAEANGPAATVEPMEVVSDPAATPEHLTAAYDILQGTPEPMEIAKEPAAATPELPRVSTKESQRQPPGAVTSYGISVLREAFKILSNSRDSDALFNKLDETDLPSPKQLSPSVSHRTKRCREAENQASETSEPPEIPHKIKNLFSISNLIVDLDGSSSKSSECPDSSQEHVVSSASKPPLKLPDEPLSAPSEKSLQARWNSSCGTEEKDSWSDEDELFANAALLEKSSVSKNSSSKKQKWTMQESEWIKEGVKKYGEGRWKAICLKYPFENRTPVMIKDRWRTMKKLGIL
- the TERF2 gene encoding telomeric repeat-binding factor 2 isoform X7; protein product: MAARRVARQERDQEPDPDPDWAGMAALPEKTVNGWVLQFYFHRAIEAYRSGRNRDFRQFRDIMQALLVRPLDREPEMAQMLRIMQLLSRVEEGENLDCTFDKESELTPLESAMLVLDFIREEFSVADRTMEAVQKMVKEAAVVVCIRNKEFEKASDIVKKHIGKEPRNQKKRNEWLAVIREKNPSHPKVKNFSYEDFQQSIFEFLKGYVDDSEPALLTLLKKTLNSEHADKVRSALGTCEFADGLKDQAAAPEASGRAEGPARAPEASGRAEDPARAPELARATEDLQGAARPAERAAGPTAAPEMMAEANGPAATVEPMEVVSDPAATPEHLTAAYDILQGTPEPMEIAKEPAAATPELPRVSTKESQRQPPGAVTSYGISVLREAFKILSNSRDSDALFNKLDETDLPSPKQLSPSVSHRTKRCREAENQASETSEPPEIPHKIKNLFSISNLIVDLDGSSSKSSECPDSSQEHVVSSASKPPLKLPDEPLSAPSEKSLQARWNSSCGTEEKDSWSDEDELFANAALLEKSSVSKNSSSKKQKWTMQESEWIKEGVKKYGEGRWKAICLKYPFENRTPVMIKDRWRTMKKLGIL